CGGAACAAGGACGACCGGTTCGACGCGTTCGTCCTGGCCGACACGCTGCGCACCGACCGGGCCCGGCTGCGCCCGCTGATCCCCGACACCCCGGCCACGGTGCTGTTGCGCTCAACGGTGCGGGCGCGGAAGGACCTGCTCACCCACCGGGTCGGGCTGGCCAACCAGCTCCGCGCCCACCTGCAAACCTTCCACCCCGGTCCGGTCGGGCTGTTCGCCGACCTCGACGGCATCACCAGCTTGCGGTTCCTCGCCGCGTTCCCCGGCCAGGACGACACCGACTGGCTCACCCCCTCCCGGCTGACGACGTGGCTGCGCCGGGCGAACTACACCGGCCGCAAGGACCCCGCCATCCTGCACGCCCACCTCGCCGCCGCCGCCCGCGGCGCGACCGGACCGGCCGGCGCCGCGGCCGCCGAGGTCACCCGGGCGTTCGTGGCCGCGCTGACCGCGATCGTCGTCCAGATCAAGGCCCTGGACAAGCGGATCACCGCCCAGCTCGCCGAGCACGCCGACGCACACATCTTCCGCAGCCTGCCGCGCGCCCAGGCCCTGCGCGCCGCCCGGCTGATCGCCGAGATCGGCGACTGCCGCGGCCGGTTCCCCACCCCCGAAGCGCTGGCCTCCCTGGCCGGGGTCACCCCCTCGACCCGGCAGTCCGGGAAGGTGCGCACCACGTCGTTCCGTTGGTCGGCGGACAAGCAGCTACGCGACGCGGTCTGCGACTTCGCCGCCGACTCCCGCCACGCCAACCCGTGGGCCGCGCACGTCTATCGTCAAGCTGTCGGGCGCGGACACCGCCACCCGCACGCCGTCCGGATCCTCGCCCGCGCCTGGCTACTGGTCATCTGGCGCTGCTGGCAGGACCACCAGCCCTACCAGCCCGACCAGCACCGCGCCCTGCAGACCGTCCTGCGTGAGCGGTCGCCCGCCACTGCTGCCTGAACACGGTCGCCGCCGGCCGCGGTCCCCCGCCTGACAAGGCAGACGGCCGGTCTCGGGTGGTGATCTCCTCGCGGCGCGGGTTCATCCCGGCCGGGCCGGTGGCCCCGGGGGCAAGCCAGCTGTTCAGGCTTGCGGCCCGGGCGACCGGTCTGGCAGCCCTTGGGCGCGCCGTGAGGAGATCACCACCTCCCGCAGGTTCAGGGGATCTCTGAACGGTGCCGGGTCCGGGCGGAGCCCGGCCGCCGGAGGCTCCGCGCAGCGCATCCGAGCCGCACGGATGACGATCGTGTCGATATGACTAACGATCATCATATGGTTCCAACCGGAAGCTCACCGCGACTTACTGCCCTTGACCCGGGCGTGGCGCGAACACCCTGAACGCGTTGCCATCGGGATCAGCCATCTCGATCCACTGCACGCCGTTAACCTCGTGCTCGCCGACGCGCCGAGCGCCCGCCCTCTCCGCCCGGTCGGCCAGATCCCGCCATCCCTCACCGTCCGGCCCGGAAATGTCCAGCCCTATCCGGGACGAACCGCCTGCCATCGCATCGTCCCGCTCGAACATCCACGTCACCGGGCCGACCTCGTGATCGAAGTCGAGCATCATCAGCTCGTCGGTCGAGTGCTGCGAGATCGGCAGCTGCATCACCTCCGCCCAGAACGTGCCCAGACGGCCCGGATCGCCAGAGCGGAACGCGTACATGCCGACAACCGGTCGCGAGTTCGTCACGTCACCCATCGAAGATCCTCTCATCGTCGAGCCTTGAAGGCGTTTACCCAGCACCGACGACTGCCGAGCCCCGAACTCATCGGCCCGGAGGAGGTTGACACAGGGCTCTAAGGGCCGGCAGGCCCCGCCGAAGGCGTCCACAAAGGGCGGTTCTCGGCCGCGCGGCCCTTGAGCGCCTGATCTGCCGCACGGCCTCCGCCAGGTCAACCGCTCAGGTGTTCTCGAACTCCTCGCAAGGAGATCGCGAGCTGGCGCT
This sequence is a window from Pseudonocardia petroleophila. Protein-coding genes within it:
- a CDS encoding IS110 family transposase, yielding MPDHAPIDAAPVLLPDLPPGGVTAGVDWATADHVVAVVDARGTVIDRFAVDATAAGLRELVRRLRRNHITEVAIERSDGLVVDALLGAGLTVVVIAPNQVNNLRGRYGSARNKDDRFDAFVLADTLRTDRARLRPLIPDTPATVLLRSTVRARKDLLTHRVGLANQLRAHLQTFHPGPVGLFADLDGITSLRFLAAFPGQDDTDWLTPSRLTTWLRRANYTGRKDPAILHAHLAAAARGATGPAGAAAAEVTRAFVAALTAIVVQIKALDKRITAQLAEHADAHIFRSLPRAQALRAARLIAEIGDCRGRFPTPEALASLAGVTPSTRQSGKVRTTSFRWSADKQLRDAVCDFAADSRHANPWAAHVYRQAVGRGHRHPHAVRILARAWLLVIWRCWQDHQPYQPDQHRALQTVLRERSPATAA
- a CDS encoding VOC family protein, yielding MGDVTNSRPVVGMYAFRSGDPGRLGTFWAEVMQLPISQHSTDELMMLDFDHEVGPVTWMFERDDAMAGGSSRIGLDISGPDGEGWRDLADRAERAGARRVGEHEVNGVQWIEMADPDGNAFRVFAPRPGQGQ